The following coding sequences are from one Collimonas arenae window:
- a CDS encoding helix-turn-helix transcriptional regulator, with the protein MQQQQSTNPLWRLPTVVAQTGLSKSEIYRRINNGTFPKPLKLGARAVAWPAMEIDTWIKSLIRGIAQ; encoded by the coding sequence ATGCAGCAACAGCAATCTACCAATCCATTGTGGCGCCTACCGACAGTCGTCGCGCAAACCGGCCTATCCAAATCAGAAATTTATCGTCGAATTAATAATGGCACATTTCCCAAGCCGCTGAAGTTGGGCGCGCGCGCGGTTGCATGGCCCGCAATGGAGATTGATACTTGGATCAAGTCGCTCATTCGGGGGATTGCACAATGA
- a CDS encoding tyrosine-type recombinase/integrase — translation MALTDAACKNAKPKEKPYKLADSGGLHLLVKPNSGRYWRMKYRFDGKEKLLSFGVYPEVSLSEARTKRDKAKAHLEESQDPAQVKRIEALQRTESNANTFEAVARAWHDNKLETWQPQTAANILHRLEKDVFPLIGKLPIATIKAPVILDVLRQIEKRGALDIAKRQAQVCGQIFRYAVATGAAEYDPVPSLRGALKPSISGHHASITTDELPEFMRILERNEARMFMPTRVLMRIMLMVFVRTSELIETPWTEIDLENEIWVIPWQRMKMGKKKLNPRKVDHHVFLPRQGWELLRELRALTGGNTYLFPNQRDPSKPVSNGAILAALKRMGYQNKMTGHGFRSLAMGIIKERLGFRHEVVDRQLAHQSGDTYGEAYDRAEFKEERRVMMQQYADYLDNIGSAKVIVGNFKRA, via the coding sequence ATGGCACTGACAGACGCAGCCTGTAAAAACGCAAAACCCAAAGAGAAACCTTATAAGTTGGCCGATAGCGGCGGCTTACATTTGCTGGTGAAGCCCAACAGTGGGCGTTACTGGCGCATGAAATACCGCTTTGACGGCAAAGAGAAGTTGCTTTCCTTTGGCGTCTACCCTGAAGTCTCCCTCTCCGAAGCACGTACCAAGCGCGACAAAGCCAAGGCTCACCTGGAGGAGAGTCAGGATCCGGCGCAGGTCAAGCGGATAGAAGCCCTGCAACGGACAGAAAGTAATGCCAACACGTTCGAGGCGGTGGCACGGGCTTGGCATGATAATAAATTGGAAACATGGCAACCACAGACCGCTGCGAATATTTTGCATCGGCTGGAAAAGGATGTGTTTCCGCTGATTGGCAAGTTGCCTATTGCGACGATCAAAGCGCCAGTCATCCTTGACGTACTGCGCCAAATTGAAAAGCGCGGGGCATTGGATATCGCCAAGCGACAAGCTCAAGTGTGTGGCCAGATATTTCGCTATGCGGTAGCGACTGGCGCTGCCGAATATGATCCTGTCCCCAGTTTGCGTGGCGCCTTGAAGCCTAGCATTAGTGGTCATCATGCTTCCATTACTACCGACGAACTGCCCGAATTCATGCGCATTCTAGAGCGCAATGAAGCCCGCATGTTTATGCCGACGCGGGTGCTAATGCGAATTATGCTGATGGTGTTCGTGCGCACCAGTGAGTTGATCGAGACGCCGTGGACTGAAATCGATTTAGAGAATGAAATATGGGTGATTCCCTGGCAGCGCATGAAAATGGGCAAAAAGAAACTGAATCCCCGTAAGGTCGACCATCACGTGTTCTTGCCGCGCCAAGGCTGGGAGCTATTACGAGAGCTGCGCGCACTCACAGGCGGCAATACCTATTTGTTCCCGAATCAACGCGATCCTAGTAAACCGGTGAGCAACGGTGCAATTTTGGCGGCATTGAAGCGCATGGGCTATCAAAACAAGATGACAGGTCATGGCTTCAGATCACTGGCGATGGGCATCATTAAAGAGCGCCTGGGCTTCCGTCATGAAGTAGTGGACCGTCAATTGGCACACCAATCTGGCGACACTTACGGTGAAGCCTATGACCGGGCTGAATTCAAAGAAGAGCGGCGAGTGATGATGCAGCAATACGCCGATTATCTGGATAACATCGGCAGCGCTAAGGTCATCGTAGGTAATTTTAAGCGGGCGTGA
- a CDS encoding DUF927 domain-containing protein yields the protein MNQEIARVTKFASENLVQTSNGESSSRPFFKVDKRGVWFHGFNQQGEVLSPLWICSPLHVPAKSRDAHNGEWGYLLAFEDADGKPKRWAMPASMLAGDGTPYRAMLLSMGLQIAPSAQAKNQLTVYIQSQQTDMRVRCTERIGWHDNVYVLPDRTIGESGEMVLFQATGDVTSQFKQRGTLKQWREEVAALCQGNARMVFCVSAGFAAPLLHHAGIASGGFHLWGDSSSGKSTAVRVAGSVYGSKDYPRNWRMTDNALEMTAVQHSDALLILDEIAQVDPKVVGDTVYMLANETGKGRATQTATARRVATWRLLFLSDGEVSLAHHMGEAGKSIKGGHDVRMAHIGADAGKGLGIYDTLHGFTDGATLSNHLMSMIEQYHGTAGMAFLEWAVVRSASLSADLRQCVTELTRDMLPTDAHGQVARVAARFALVGMAGEMATEAGITGWPAGEAAKAARVCFAAWLEGRGGAGNVEHTSIIRQVQGFLQAHGDARFVWWHRALDDRKQNTVNRAGFKRMLTKEGAPISSNADHHRAYGDRMLLDEVEDTELEYFVLPEVFNNEMCKGYSPKMVKKLLMDRSLLVTEGKGDKVRADRNERLPGLGNTRCYRFSSKIMSVEA from the coding sequence ATGAACCAAGAAATTGCGCGTGTCACGAAGTTCGCATCGGAAAACCTGGTTCAGACAAGCAATGGTGAATCATCTTCTCGTCCCTTCTTTAAGGTCGATAAACGTGGTGTGTGGTTTCACGGCTTTAATCAGCAGGGTGAAGTGTTGTCACCGCTGTGGATCTGCTCTCCTCTGCACGTCCCTGCAAAATCACGGGACGCCCACAACGGCGAGTGGGGCTATCTATTAGCATTTGAGGATGCCGACGGAAAGCCAAAGAGGTGGGCTATGCCTGCAAGTATGTTGGCCGGTGACGGTACCCCGTATCGTGCCATGCTGCTGTCAATGGGATTGCAAATTGCGCCGAGTGCGCAAGCTAAAAATCAGTTGACTGTCTATATTCAGTCCCAGCAAACAGATATGCGCGTGCGCTGTACTGAACGTATCGGCTGGCATGATAACGTGTACGTGTTGCCGGATCGAACAATCGGGGAAAGCGGGGAGATGGTGCTGTTCCAGGCAACGGGCGACGTCACTTCCCAATTCAAACAACGTGGCACCCTGAAACAGTGGCGGGAAGAGGTGGCAGCACTGTGCCAGGGCAATGCGCGGATGGTGTTTTGTGTCAGTGCGGGATTCGCCGCCCCTCTGTTGCATCATGCCGGTATTGCGTCCGGTGGTTTTCACCTTTGGGGTGATTCATCCAGCGGCAAATCGACGGCAGTGCGGGTGGCCGGTTCGGTCTATGGCAGCAAGGATTATCCACGCAATTGGCGCATGACCGATAACGCCCTGGAGATGACGGCGGTTCAGCATTCGGATGCATTGTTGATTCTGGACGAGATCGCACAGGTGGACCCGAAGGTCGTTGGTGACACTGTATATATGTTGGCAAACGAAACTGGCAAGGGACGTGCGACGCAAACTGCTACTGCAAGACGTGTTGCTACCTGGCGTTTGTTGTTTTTGTCCGATGGCGAAGTCAGTTTGGCGCATCACATGGGGGAAGCCGGAAAAAGCATCAAAGGTGGTCATGATGTGCGAATGGCGCATATTGGTGCTGACGCAGGTAAGGGGCTCGGTATTTATGACACCTTACACGGCTTTACAGACGGTGCGACGCTATCAAATCATTTGATGAGCATGATTGAACAGTATCACGGTACTGCTGGCATGGCCTTTCTGGAGTGGGCGGTAGTACGTTCTGCCAGCTTATCTGCCGATTTGCGTCAATGTGTGACTGAATTGACGCGAGACATGTTGCCGACGGATGCGCACGGACAGGTTGCACGCGTCGCGGCGCGGTTTGCATTGGTCGGAATGGCAGGGGAAATGGCGACTGAAGCGGGGATCACGGGTTGGCCGGCAGGTGAGGCGGCAAAGGCAGCTCGTGTCTGCTTTGCTGCATGGTTAGAAGGACGTGGCGGTGCTGGCAACGTGGAACATACGTCAATCATTCGTCAGGTGCAGGGTTTCTTGCAAGCGCATGGCGATGCGCGTTTTGTGTGGTGGCACCGTGCGCTGGATGATCGCAAGCAAAATACGGTCAACCGGGCGGGATTTAAACGTATGCTGACGAAAGAGGGAGCACCGATTAGTTCTAACGCCGATCATCATCGGGCATACGGCGACAGAATGCTTCTCGACGAGGTAGAAGATACAGAACTGGAATATTTTGTTTTGCCGGAAGTCTTCAACAATGAGATGTGCAAAGGTTATAGCCCCAAGATGGTCAAGAAGCTGTTAATGGATCGGAGTCTATTGGTCACAGAAGGAAAAGGTGACAAGGTCAGAGCTGATCGAAACGAACGATTACCAGGTTTGGGTAATACGCGATGCTATCGATTCAGCTCTAAAATCATGAGTGTGGAAGCTTAA
- the serS gene encoding serine--tRNA ligase, with translation MIDIQLLRKDIATVAERLAARKFQLDVNGFNALEAERKQIQTRTEELQGQRNSLSKQIGMLKGKGEDASAVMAEVAGIADELKASATRLDQVQEQVSAFMLSVPNLPHESVPVGQDEAGNVEVRKVGTPRSFDFEVRDHVDVGAALGLDFDVAAKLTGSRFAVMKGGIARLHRALAQFMLDTHTGEHGYTECYTPYIVNADSLRGTGQLPKFEEDLFAVKKGGQEGEQGVDAAALYLIPTAEVPLTNTVRDEIVAGETLPLKMTAHSPCFRSEAGSYGRDTRGMIRQHQFDKVEMVQIAHPEKSYEALEEMVGHAENILKKLGLPYRVVSLCTGDMGFGAAKTYDLEVWLPAQNTYREISSVSNCEAFQARRMQARFRNAQGKPELVHTLNGSGLAVGRTLVALLENYQQADGSVDIPAVLHPYMGGITKLTA, from the coding sequence ATGATCGACATCCAACTTCTTCGCAAAGACATTGCCACCGTAGCCGAGCGATTGGCTGCTCGCAAATTCCAGCTCGACGTCAACGGCTTCAATGCCCTGGAAGCCGAGCGCAAGCAAATTCAGACACGTACCGAAGAACTGCAAGGCCAGCGCAATTCGCTGTCGAAGCAGATCGGCATGCTCAAGGGCAAGGGCGAAGACGCCTCGGCTGTGATGGCCGAAGTGGCCGGCATCGCTGATGAGCTGAAAGCCTCCGCAACTCGCCTCGACCAGGTGCAAGAGCAAGTCAGCGCCTTCATGCTGTCGGTGCCGAACCTGCCGCACGAATCGGTGCCGGTTGGTCAGGATGAAGCCGGCAACGTGGAAGTGCGCAAGGTTGGCACGCCGCGCAGCTTCGATTTCGAAGTACGCGACCACGTTGACGTCGGCGCCGCGCTGGGTCTGGATTTCGATGTCGCCGCCAAGCTGACCGGTTCACGCTTTGCCGTGATGAAGGGCGGCATTGCCCGTCTGCATCGCGCACTGGCGCAGTTCATGCTGGATACCCACACCGGCGAGCACGGCTACACTGAATGCTATACCCCGTACATCGTCAATGCCGATTCGTTGCGCGGCACCGGCCAGCTGCCGAAATTTGAAGAAGACCTGTTCGCCGTCAAGAAGGGCGGCCAGGAAGGCGAGCAGGGCGTCGACGCCGCTGCCTTATACCTGATCCCTACCGCCGAAGTGCCGTTGACCAATACAGTGCGCGACGAGATCGTCGCCGGCGAAACCCTGCCGCTCAAGATGACTGCGCATTCGCCATGCTTCCGCTCCGAAGCCGGCAGCTACGGCCGCGACACCCGCGGCATGATCCGCCAGCATCAATTCGACAAGGTCGAAATGGTGCAAATCGCCCATCCGGAAAAGTCGTACGAAGCGCTGGAAGAAATGGTCGGCCACGCAGAAAACATCTTGAAAAAACTCGGCCTGCCGTATCGCGTGGTATCGCTGTGCACTGGCGACATGGGCTTTGGCGCCGCCAAAACTTATGACCTGGAAGTCTGGTTGCCGGCACAGAACACCTACCGTGAAATTTCCTCGGTGTCGAATTGCGAAGCCTTCCAGGCACGTCGCATGCAAGCCCGCTTCCGCAACGCCCAAGGCAAACCGGAACTGGTGCACACCCTGAACGGTTCCGGCCTGGCAGTCGGACGCACCCTGGTGGCGCTGCTGGAGAACTACCAGCAAGCCGACGGCAGCGTCGACATCCCGGCCGTGCTCCATCCGTACATGGGCGGCATTACCAAGTTGACTGCGTAA